The genome window CGAGTGTGACGGTCGTGCCAGCGGCTACCGACGAGTAACGGTCGGCCGTCTTTCCACTCTCCTGTCACGTTCCTGGCATAGACATACCCGTGTCGGCGGCGTAGCGCGTCCATGGACTTGCCCCGACACCTCTCACAGCACGACCTGGCGGCGCAGTTGCCGCTGGTCACCGAGGACGCGCGGGTGACGCTCGTCGAACCGATGGACCGCAACCGTAACAACGAGGTGCTGGCGGCGGTCCGCGACCAGGTCGCATCCGTCGGCGACCGGTCGTGGGTGGCCGACGCCCGGAACGGGTCGACGGTCCGGTGGCCGGCGCTGCTCGACCGCGTCCGTGACGCGGGGGCGTCCGAACGACGGCTCGCGCGCATCGAGACGCTGGCCGAGCGCTTCGACCGCCCCTATCCCGCACTGCTGCGACTGCGCGTCAAGCCCGACGTGGACCTGGATTTCGCGCCCGGACAGTACGTCACGCTTAGGCTCCACGACACGCCGCGGGCGTACTCGCTCGCGAACTCGCCCAGCGAGGACGAACTGGAGTTTTGCATCCGGCTGGTTCCCGGCGGGAAACTGACCGGCGAGCTGTTCGAACACGTCGACGTGGGCGAGGCAGTCGTCGTTCGCGGGCCGAACGGCGACATGGTACTGGACCCGCCGTCGAGCCGGGACATGGTCTTCCTGGCGACCGGGACCGGCGTCGCGCCGTTCAAGAGCATGATCGACTACACGCTCGAACAGGGGCGAGACGTGGTCGACGGCGACCCCCGCGACATCTGGCTGTTCCTCGGCTGTGGCTGGGAGGACGACCTGCCCCACCGGACGCACTTCCGGCGGCTTGACGCGCAGTACGACCACTTCCACTTCGTCCCGACGCTCACGCGCGAACCGCTGTTGACCGAGTGGGAGGGCGCGACCGACTACGTCCAGTCGGTGTTCGTCAGCCACGTGGCGCGGGACGCGCTGGCGGGCGCGGACCTGCCGGCACGGTTCGACGCCGTGCGGGACCGGGCCCCACAGTCCGGCGTCGAGGCCCGCATCGACCCGTCGAACGTCGAACTGTACGCGTGTGGCATCAGCGCGATGGTGTCGACGCTGGTCCGGGCCGCCCGTAGCGTCGGGGTGCCCGACTCCGAGATGCAGTACGAGGGGTTCGGATAGCTACAGTACGCGCTTGCCGAACGCGCTCGCGACGAGCTCACAGCCCAGTTCGGCGGTGCGGTTGTGTTCGTCGAGAATCGGGTTCACCTCGACCATCTCCATCGAGCGCAGCTGGTCGTGGTGTTCGGCGACGTACTCCATCGCGATGTGGGCCTCGCGGTAGGAGACGCCGCCCCGGACCGGCGTCCCGACGCCGGGCGCTTCGGTCGGGTCGAGCCAGTCCAGGTCCAGCGAGACGTGGATGCCGTCCGTGCCATCCGTCGCGATTTCCAGTGCCTCGTCGACGACTTCGGGCGCGCTCCGGGCGTCGATGTCGGACATCGTGTACGCCGTGACGTCGCTGTCCGCTATCAGCTGGCGTTCCCCGTCGTCCACGTCCCGCAGGCCGACGATGACGACGTTCTCCTCGCTCACTGCCGGGGTGTGGGCCCACTCGTGGTCGGCGAACACGCCGCGGCCGAGGACGGCCGCCAGCGACATCCCGTGGATGTTCCCGCTGGGCGTCGTCGCCGGCGTGTTGAAGTCGCCGTGGGCGTCGAACCAGATGACGCCCATGTCCTCGTCGTCGCGGGCCGCGCCGGCGATGGTCCCGATGGCGATAGAGTGGTCGCCGCCCAGGACGAGCGGGACGCGGCCCTCCCGGAGCGTCGCGTCGACCGCCGTCGTCACGTCCTCACAGACTTCCTTCGTCTCCCTGAAGAACTTCGCGCGACCGCGTTCCAGGCCGCCGGCGTCGGGGTCGCGCTCCTCCGGCCGCGGGACGGCGATGTCGCCGCCGTCCACGCAGTCGATACCTGTGCTCGCCAGCTGCTCGGCGAGGCCGCCGTACCGTATCGCCGACGGCCCCATGTCGACCCCGCGCCGGTCGGCCCCGAGGTCCATCGGGACGCCGAGGACGCGAACCTGTCGTTGCATACCGTCGCCTCCACGGGCGACGGATAAAGACCCAGCGTTGGGGCCCTACGTGTACGGCGCACAGACCAGTTCGATGCCCTCCTGGAAACTAATCTGCGGTTCCCAGCCCGTCGCCTCGCGCATCTTCGAGAAGTCGGCGCAGGTGTCGTGGACGTACACGTCCTCGGGAATCGGGTTCTCGACGTACTCCGGTTCGATGTCCGTCCCCAGTTCGTCGTTCAGCATCTCGACGACGGTGTTGAAGTCGTAGGCTTCGCCGGTGCCGAGGTTGTACACGCCGTTCAGTTCGTCCTCGGCGGCGAGGACGAGCCCGCGGACGATGTCGTCCACGTGGGTGAAATCGCGGGTCTGCTCGCCGTCGCCGTACAGTTTCGGCGCGTCGCCGCTCGCCAGGTCGTCGGCGAACTGAGCGATGACGTTGGCGTACTCGCCCTTGTGTTCCTCCGCGCCGCCGTAGCCCTGATACACCGAGAAAAAGCGCATGCCGGCCAGCGTGAGGTCGTAGTGGTTCTGGAAGTACTTGGCGTACGTCTCTCGGGCCATCTTCGAGGCCTCGTAGCCGGTGTTGACCGTCACGTCCATGTCTTCCGGCGAGGGCTCGGTCCGACTGCCGTAGATGGAGGAGGTCGAGGCGTAGACGACGGTGTCGCAACCGTCGTCTCTGGCCTGCTCGACCGTGTTGACGAACCCCTCGACGTTCACGCGAGCGCCGTGGGTCGGGTTGTCCTCGTGCATCGCGTACGAGGAAAGCGCCGCGAGGTGAAACACCACGTCCACGTCGGTCGGCAGGTCGTCGTCCAGGACGCTCTGCTCGACGTACTCTACGTCATCTGATACGTTCTCCGACGTGCCGAGGTAGCCGTCGTCGAGGGCGACGACGTCGTTGTTCTCGGTCAGTTTGTTCGCGAGGTTCGCCCCGATGAATCCCCCACCGCCGGTCACCAAAACGCGCTTATCTTCCATATCTGTGTCAGGTCAGGGTACCAATAAAGTACTAACGTTTTCGGCGATTCTGAGCCAGTTCCGGACGTTTTACCGTCGCATTTAAGGACGGCTATACCGAACAACAGATTATGTCATCTATCGAACTGACACCCAGTCAGAAGAACATTCTACAGGAACTGGTAAATCTCTATCGGGAGAGCGAGAGCGCGGTCAAAGGCGAGGACATCGCCGAGAAGGTCGACCGGAACCCCGGTACGATTCGCAACCAGATGCAGAGCCTCAAGGCCCTGCAGTTGGTCGAGGGGGTCCCCGGCCCCAAAGGTGGGTACAAGCCCACCGCCAACGCCTACGACGCGCTCCAGATTCAGGACATGGAACAGGCCGCGGAGGTTCCCCTGCGCCACAACGGCGAGCTCGTCGAACACTCGAACGTCGAGGAGATCGACCTGACAAGCGTCCACCACCCCGAGGAGTGTCGCGCCGAGATACAGCTCCAGGGCACGATGTCCCAGTTCCACGAGGGCGACTCGGTGACCGTCGGTCCGACACCGCTGTCGAAGCTCCAGATTATCGGGACGCTCGAAGGCAAGGACGACACCAACAACAAGCTCATCCTCGCTATCGACGACATGCGCGCACCGGCCGGCGAGCCGGAACACTAGTCGACGGTCTCCTAGATTGTTCTCCCACGGCCGCGGGGCTGCCCCGGTGACGCCGTGGCATCTCCCCTTCTGCGGGATTCCAAAGGGTTTGTATCGGACGGTTCCGGAGTCACCGGTATGACGGAGAACGTGGTCGTACTCGGTGCGGGGTATGCGGGTGCGGGGACAGTCAAGAGCCTGGAGGACGAACTCGACGGCGAGGCCGACGTCGATATCACCTGGATTTCCCAGACGGACTATCATCTGGTCTTGCACGAGTCCCATCGGTGTATTCGGGACCCCAGCGTTCAGGAGAACATCGCGATTCCCGTTCACGAAATCAAACAGCCTTCGACCTCGTTCGTGCAGGACGAGGTCGTCGAAATCGACACCGACGCGCGGGAGGTGGACCTCGCCGACTCCGAGTCCGTCGCGTACGATTATCTGCTGGTCGGGCTGGGCTCGCAGACGGCCTTCTTCGGCATCGACGGGCTCGAAGAGCACGCGCTGACGCTGAAGAGCCTCGACGACGCTCTGGAGATTCACGACACCGTTCAGCAGGCCGCCCGCGAGGCCTCGACGAACGACCCGGCGCAGGTGGTCATCGGCGGTGCTGGCCTCTCGGGCATCCAGACGGCCGGCGAGGTCGCCGAGTTCCGCGACGAGCACAA of Haloarcula sp. DT43 contains these proteins:
- a CDS encoding NAD-dependent epimerase/dehydratase family protein, whose protein sequence is MEDKRVLVTGGGGFIGANLANKLTENNDVVALDDGYLGTSENVSDDVEYVEQSVLDDDLPTDVDVVFHLAALSSYAMHEDNPTHGARVNVEGFVNTVEQARDDGCDTVVYASTSSIYGSRTEPSPEDMDVTVNTGYEASKMARETYAKYFQNHYDLTLAGMRFFSVYQGYGGAEEHKGEYANVIAQFADDLASGDAPKLYGDGEQTRDFTHVDDIVRGLVLAAEDELNGVYNLGTGEAYDFNTVVEMLNDELGTDIEPEYVENPIPEDVYVHDTCADFSKMREATGWEPQISFQEGIELVCAPYT
- a CDS encoding NAD(P)/FAD-dependent oxidoreductase, with protein sequence MTENVVVLGAGYAGAGTVKSLEDELDGEADVDITWISQTDYHLVLHESHRCIRDPSVQENIAIPVHEIKQPSTSFVQDEVVEIDTDAREVDLADSESVAYDYLLVGLGSQTAFFGIDGLEEHALTLKSLDDALEIHDTVQQAAREASTNDPAQVVIGGAGLSGIQTAGEVAEFRDEH
- a CDS encoding Rrf2 family transcriptional regulator, which gives rise to MSSIELTPSQKNILQELVNLYRESESAVKGEDIAEKVDRNPGTIRNQMQSLKALQLVEGVPGPKGGYKPTANAYDALQIQDMEQAAEVPLRHNGELVEHSNVEEIDLTSVHHPEECRAEIQLQGTMSQFHEGDSVTVGPTPLSKLQIIGTLEGKDDTNNKLILAIDDMRAPAGEPEH
- a CDS encoding FAD-binding oxidoreductase codes for the protein MDLPRHLSQHDLAAQLPLVTEDARVTLVEPMDRNRNNEVLAAVRDQVASVGDRSWVADARNGSTVRWPALLDRVRDAGASERRLARIETLAERFDRPYPALLRLRVKPDVDLDFAPGQYVTLRLHDTPRAYSLANSPSEDELEFCIRLVPGGKLTGELFEHVDVGEAVVVRGPNGDMVLDPPSSRDMVFLATGTGVAPFKSMIDYTLEQGRDVVDGDPRDIWLFLGCGWEDDLPHRTHFRRLDAQYDHFHFVPTLTREPLLTEWEGATDYVQSVFVSHVARDALAGADLPARFDAVRDRAPQSGVEARIDPSNVELYACGISAMVSTLVRAARSVGVPDSEMQYEGFG
- the rocF gene encoding arginase, whose translation is MQRQVRVLGVPMDLGADRRGVDMGPSAIRYGGLAEQLASTGIDCVDGGDIAVPRPEERDPDAGGLERGRAKFFRETKEVCEDVTTAVDATLREGRVPLVLGGDHSIAIGTIAGAARDDEDMGVIWFDAHGDFNTPATTPSGNIHGMSLAAVLGRGVFADHEWAHTPAVSEENVVIVGLRDVDDGERQLIADSDVTAYTMSDIDARSAPEVVDEALEIATDGTDGIHVSLDLDWLDPTEAPGVGTPVRGGVSYREAHIAMEYVAEHHDQLRSMEMVEVNPILDEHNRTAELGCELVASAFGKRVL